In a genomic window of Gambusia affinis linkage group LG04, SWU_Gaff_1.0, whole genome shotgun sequence:
- the LOC122829721 gene encoding long-chain fatty acid transport protein 1-like isoform X3 encodes MKLLICVLVSLVFLAPLRFVSVPWLSGLIAGLGVLVVWMASWKNIRIAACTIKRDLMYASTPLCTSYSCHFIAPSIFPPLFFNRCLAAIVKVRLSLHRNVRNKRTVPALFAQKVLQHPDKPALIFGATGEVWSFKALQERCNAVAHWALAQGWAEGDVVALYMESHPLVVALWLGLAMVGVEAAFINHNLRQESLLHCIGVSGARAVVFGAEMTEAVSEVSGSLQPGTTLFCTGDEEDEEDEEQRRSFQAPRLEALLTCSPTHPPYYKLRKGFNDRLFYIYTSGTTGMPKAAVVVHSRYFRIAAFGFHAFGLRPDDVFYNCLPLYHSAGTIMGVGQCLLFGLTVVIRRKFSASRFWDDCVKHDCTVIQYIGEICRYLLAQPVRPSEAHHRVRVAIGNGLRPSVWEEFVQRFKIQRVGEFYGATECNCSLINIDGKVGACGFSSRILPNLYPVRLVKVKEDEKELLRDSQGLCIPCLPGEPGMLVGRISDKDPLRRFDGYADQDSTNQKIAHHVFQMGDSAYVSGTAAGTRSAGRGRTFPPQRWRGSSAACWDTLM; translated from the exons ATGAAGCTGCTGATTTGTGTCCTTGTGAGCTTGGTCTTCTTGGCTCCGCTGAGGTTCGTCTCTGTCCCCTGGCTGTCCGGCCTGATTGCAGGGCTGGGCGTCCTTGTGGTCTGGATGGCGTCCTGGAAGAACATTCGTATTGCTGCATGCACCATCAAGAGAGACCTGATGTATGCAAGTACTCCGTTGTGCACGTCTTACTCCTGTCATTTCATCGCTCCCTCcattttcccccctctttttttcAACAGGTGTCTGGCTGCTATTGTGAAAGTAAGACTTTCCCTGCACAGAAACGTGCGAAATAAAAGAACCGTCCCTGCCTTGTTTGCTCAGAAGGTGCTGCAGCATCCAGACAAACCCGCCTTGATCTTTGGGGCCACAGGAGAG GTTTGGAGTTTCAAAGCCCTGCAGGAGCGATGCAATGCCGTGGCTCACTGGGCTCTGGCCCAGGGCTGGGCTGAGGGGGACGTGGTGGCCTTGTACATGGAGAGTCATCCGTTGGTGGTCGCCCTGTGGCTGGGGCTGGCCATGGTGGGTGTGGAGGCCGCGTTCATCAACCACAACCTGCGGCAGGAATCGCTGCTGCACTGCATTGGAGTATCTGGGGCTCGGGCCGTGGTGTTTGGAGCCGAAATGACTGAAG CGGTGTCGGAGGTGTCAGGATCTCTGCAGCCCGGCACGACTCTGTTCTGCACTGGcgatgaggaggatgaggaggatgaggagcagcGCCGCAGCTTCCAAGCTCCGAGACTCGAAGCCCTGCTGACCTGCTCGCCCACACACCCGCCGTATTACAAGCTGAGGAAAGGCTTCAATG ACAGACTTTTCTACATCTACACGTCTGGAACAACTGGGATGCCGAAGGCGGCGGTAGTTGTGCACAGCCG CTATTTCCGCATCGCTGCCTTCGGTTTTCATGCGTTTGGCTTGCGTCCCGATGACGTCTTCTACAACTGCCTCCCTCTCTATCACTCCGCAG GGACCATCATGGGCGTGGGGCAATGTTTGCTCTTTGGCTTGACAGTCGTAATCCGGAGGAAGTTCTCAGCCAGTCGCTTCTGGGACGACTGCGTTAAACACGACTGCACT GTGATCCAGTACATCGGTGAGATCTGCCGCTACCTGTTGGCTCAGCCTGTCCGCCCGTCCGAAGCCCATCACCGGGTCAGAGTTGCCATCGGCAACGGCCTCCGTCCCTCTGTGTGGGAGGAGTTCGTCCAGAGATTCAAGATCCAAAGAGTCGGCGAGTTCTACGGCGCGACCGAGTGCAACTGCAGCCTGATCAACATAGATGGAAAG GTGGGAGCTTGTGGTTTCAGTAGCCGGATCCTGCCCAACCTTTACCCCGTCCGACTGGTCAAGGTGAAAGAGGATGAGAAAGAGCTGCTCAGGGATTCGCAGGGACTCTGCATACCTTGTCTGCCTG GGGAGCCCGGTATGCTAGTGGGCCGCATCAGCGACAAGGATCCGCTCAGGCGGTTCGACGGCTACGCCGATCAGGACTCGACCAATCAGAAAATAGCTCACCATGTGTTCCAGATGGGAGACTCTGCTTACGTCTCAG GGACCGCAGCGGGGACACGTTCCGCTGGAAGGGGGAGAACGTTTCCACCACAGAGGTGGAGGGGGTCCTCAGCGGCTTGCTGGGACACACTGATGTAG
- the LOC122829721 gene encoding long-chain fatty acid transport protein 1-like isoform X2, whose amino-acid sequence MKLLICVLVSLVFLAPLRFVSVPWLSGLIAGLGVLVVWMASWKNIRIAACTIKRDLMCLAAIVKVRLSLHRNVRNKRTVPALFAQKVLQHPDKPALIFGATGEVWSFKALQERCNAVAHWALAQGWAEGDVVALYMESHPLVVALWLGLAMVGVEAAFINHNLRQESLLHCIGVSGARAVVFGAEMTEAVSEVSGSLQPGTTLFCTGDEEDEEDEEQRRSFQAPRLEALLTCSPTHPPYYKLRKGFNDRLFYIYTSGTTGMPKAAVVVHSRYFRIAAFGFHAFGLRPDDVFYNCLPLYHSAGTIMGVGQCLLFGLTVVIRRKFSASRFWDDCVKHDCTVIQYIGEICRYLLAQPVRPSEAHHRVRVAIGNGLRPSVWEEFVQRFKIQRVGEFYGATECNCSLINIDGKVGACGFSSRILPNLYPVRLVKVKEDEKELLRDSQGLCIPCLPGEPGMLVGRISDKDPLRRFDGYADQDSTNQKIAHHVFQMGDSAYVSGDVLVMDEYGYMYFRDRSGDTFRWKGENVSTTEVEGVLSGLLGHTDVAVYGVPVPGVEGKAGMAAIAHTGAGLDLDEFLRAVQKHLPSYARPVFLRLMPSVDTTGTFKIQKTRLQKESFKPQHTGEEIYFLNSRAGRYEAVNDELCEAIVEGKVSL is encoded by the exons ATGAAGCTGCTGATTTGTGTCCTTGTGAGCTTGGTCTTCTTGGCTCCGCTGAGGTTCGTCTCTGTCCCCTGGCTGTCCGGCCTGATTGCAGGGCTGGGCGTCCTTGTGGTCTGGATGGCGTCCTGGAAGAACATTCGTATTGCTGCATGCACCATCAAGAGAGACCTGAT GTGTCTGGCTGCTATTGTGAAAGTAAGACTTTCCCTGCACAGAAACGTGCGAAATAAAAGAACCGTCCCTGCCTTGTTTGCTCAGAAGGTGCTGCAGCATCCAGACAAACCCGCCTTGATCTTTGGGGCCACAGGAGAG GTTTGGAGTTTCAAAGCCCTGCAGGAGCGATGCAATGCCGTGGCTCACTGGGCTCTGGCCCAGGGCTGGGCTGAGGGGGACGTGGTGGCCTTGTACATGGAGAGTCATCCGTTGGTGGTCGCCCTGTGGCTGGGGCTGGCCATGGTGGGTGTGGAGGCCGCGTTCATCAACCACAACCTGCGGCAGGAATCGCTGCTGCACTGCATTGGAGTATCTGGGGCTCGGGCCGTGGTGTTTGGAGCCGAAATGACTGAAG CGGTGTCGGAGGTGTCAGGATCTCTGCAGCCCGGCACGACTCTGTTCTGCACTGGcgatgaggaggatgaggaggatgaggagcagcGCCGCAGCTTCCAAGCTCCGAGACTCGAAGCCCTGCTGACCTGCTCGCCCACACACCCGCCGTATTACAAGCTGAGGAAAGGCTTCAATG ACAGACTTTTCTACATCTACACGTCTGGAACAACTGGGATGCCGAAGGCGGCGGTAGTTGTGCACAGCCG CTATTTCCGCATCGCTGCCTTCGGTTTTCATGCGTTTGGCTTGCGTCCCGATGACGTCTTCTACAACTGCCTCCCTCTCTATCACTCCGCAG GGACCATCATGGGCGTGGGGCAATGTTTGCTCTTTGGCTTGACAGTCGTAATCCGGAGGAAGTTCTCAGCCAGTCGCTTCTGGGACGACTGCGTTAAACACGACTGCACT GTGATCCAGTACATCGGTGAGATCTGCCGCTACCTGTTGGCTCAGCCTGTCCGCCCGTCCGAAGCCCATCACCGGGTCAGAGTTGCCATCGGCAACGGCCTCCGTCCCTCTGTGTGGGAGGAGTTCGTCCAGAGATTCAAGATCCAAAGAGTCGGCGAGTTCTACGGCGCGACCGAGTGCAACTGCAGCCTGATCAACATAGATGGAAAG GTGGGAGCTTGTGGTTTCAGTAGCCGGATCCTGCCCAACCTTTACCCCGTCCGACTGGTCAAGGTGAAAGAGGATGAGAAAGAGCTGCTCAGGGATTCGCAGGGACTCTGCATACCTTGTCTGCCTG GGGAGCCCGGTATGCTAGTGGGCCGCATCAGCGACAAGGATCCGCTCAGGCGGTTCGACGGCTACGCCGATCAGGACTCGACCAATCAGAAAATAGCTCACCATGTGTTCCAGATGGGAGACTCTGCTTACGTCTCAG GCGACGTGCTGGTGATGGATGAATACGGCTACATGTATTTCAGGGACCGCAGCGGGGACACGTTCCGCTGGAAGGGGGAGAACGTTTCCACCACAGAGGTGGAGGGGGTCCTCAGCGGCTTGCTGGGACACACTGATGTAGCCGTCTACGGAGTGCCTGTTCCAG GCGTGGAGGGCAAAGCCGGCATGGCAGCCATCGCTCACACAGGAGCCGGTTTGGACCTTGATGAGTTTTTGAGGGCCGTGCAAAAACACCTTCCCTCCTACGCGCGACCCGTCTTCCTGCGACTCATGCCATCTGTGGACACTACAG gtacatttaaaattcaaaaaactCGTCTGCAGAAGGAAAGCTTTAAGCCACAGCACACGGGGGAGGAGATCTATTTTCTGAACAGCCGGGCTGGACGCTACGAGGCCGTTAATGATGAACTGTGTGAAGCCATCGTTGAGGGCAAAGTTTCTCTCTGA
- the LOC122829721 gene encoding long-chain fatty acid transport protein 1-like isoform X1, with product MKLLICVLVSLVFLAPLRFVSVPWLSGLIAGLGVLVVWMASWKNIRIAACTIKRDLMYASTPLCTSYSCHFIAPSIFPPLFFNRCLAAIVKVRLSLHRNVRNKRTVPALFAQKVLQHPDKPALIFGATGEVWSFKALQERCNAVAHWALAQGWAEGDVVALYMESHPLVVALWLGLAMVGVEAAFINHNLRQESLLHCIGVSGARAVVFGAEMTEAVSEVSGSLQPGTTLFCTGDEEDEEDEEQRRSFQAPRLEALLTCSPTHPPYYKLRKGFNDRLFYIYTSGTTGMPKAAVVVHSRYFRIAAFGFHAFGLRPDDVFYNCLPLYHSAGTIMGVGQCLLFGLTVVIRRKFSASRFWDDCVKHDCTVIQYIGEICRYLLAQPVRPSEAHHRVRVAIGNGLRPSVWEEFVQRFKIQRVGEFYGATECNCSLINIDGKVGACGFSSRILPNLYPVRLVKVKEDEKELLRDSQGLCIPCLPGEPGMLVGRISDKDPLRRFDGYADQDSTNQKIAHHVFQMGDSAYVSGDVLVMDEYGYMYFRDRSGDTFRWKGENVSTTEVEGVLSGLLGHTDVAVYGVPVPGVEGKAGMAAIAHTGAGLDLDEFLRAVQKHLPSYARPVFLRLMPSVDTTGTFKIQKTRLQKESFKPQHTGEEIYFLNSRAGRYEAVNDELCEAIVEGKVSL from the exons ATGAAGCTGCTGATTTGTGTCCTTGTGAGCTTGGTCTTCTTGGCTCCGCTGAGGTTCGTCTCTGTCCCCTGGCTGTCCGGCCTGATTGCAGGGCTGGGCGTCCTTGTGGTCTGGATGGCGTCCTGGAAGAACATTCGTATTGCTGCATGCACCATCAAGAGAGACCTGATGTATGCAAGTACTCCGTTGTGCACGTCTTACTCCTGTCATTTCATCGCTCCCTCcattttcccccctctttttttcAACAGGTGTCTGGCTGCTATTGTGAAAGTAAGACTTTCCCTGCACAGAAACGTGCGAAATAAAAGAACCGTCCCTGCCTTGTTTGCTCAGAAGGTGCTGCAGCATCCAGACAAACCCGCCTTGATCTTTGGGGCCACAGGAGAG GTTTGGAGTTTCAAAGCCCTGCAGGAGCGATGCAATGCCGTGGCTCACTGGGCTCTGGCCCAGGGCTGGGCTGAGGGGGACGTGGTGGCCTTGTACATGGAGAGTCATCCGTTGGTGGTCGCCCTGTGGCTGGGGCTGGCCATGGTGGGTGTGGAGGCCGCGTTCATCAACCACAACCTGCGGCAGGAATCGCTGCTGCACTGCATTGGAGTATCTGGGGCTCGGGCCGTGGTGTTTGGAGCCGAAATGACTGAAG CGGTGTCGGAGGTGTCAGGATCTCTGCAGCCCGGCACGACTCTGTTCTGCACTGGcgatgaggaggatgaggaggatgaggagcagcGCCGCAGCTTCCAAGCTCCGAGACTCGAAGCCCTGCTGACCTGCTCGCCCACACACCCGCCGTATTACAAGCTGAGGAAAGGCTTCAATG ACAGACTTTTCTACATCTACACGTCTGGAACAACTGGGATGCCGAAGGCGGCGGTAGTTGTGCACAGCCG CTATTTCCGCATCGCTGCCTTCGGTTTTCATGCGTTTGGCTTGCGTCCCGATGACGTCTTCTACAACTGCCTCCCTCTCTATCACTCCGCAG GGACCATCATGGGCGTGGGGCAATGTTTGCTCTTTGGCTTGACAGTCGTAATCCGGAGGAAGTTCTCAGCCAGTCGCTTCTGGGACGACTGCGTTAAACACGACTGCACT GTGATCCAGTACATCGGTGAGATCTGCCGCTACCTGTTGGCTCAGCCTGTCCGCCCGTCCGAAGCCCATCACCGGGTCAGAGTTGCCATCGGCAACGGCCTCCGTCCCTCTGTGTGGGAGGAGTTCGTCCAGAGATTCAAGATCCAAAGAGTCGGCGAGTTCTACGGCGCGACCGAGTGCAACTGCAGCCTGATCAACATAGATGGAAAG GTGGGAGCTTGTGGTTTCAGTAGCCGGATCCTGCCCAACCTTTACCCCGTCCGACTGGTCAAGGTGAAAGAGGATGAGAAAGAGCTGCTCAGGGATTCGCAGGGACTCTGCATACCTTGTCTGCCTG GGGAGCCCGGTATGCTAGTGGGCCGCATCAGCGACAAGGATCCGCTCAGGCGGTTCGACGGCTACGCCGATCAGGACTCGACCAATCAGAAAATAGCTCACCATGTGTTCCAGATGGGAGACTCTGCTTACGTCTCAG GCGACGTGCTGGTGATGGATGAATACGGCTACATGTATTTCAGGGACCGCAGCGGGGACACGTTCCGCTGGAAGGGGGAGAACGTTTCCACCACAGAGGTGGAGGGGGTCCTCAGCGGCTTGCTGGGACACACTGATGTAGCCGTCTACGGAGTGCCTGTTCCAG GCGTGGAGGGCAAAGCCGGCATGGCAGCCATCGCTCACACAGGAGCCGGTTTGGACCTTGATGAGTTTTTGAGGGCCGTGCAAAAACACCTTCCCTCCTACGCGCGACCCGTCTTCCTGCGACTCATGCCATCTGTGGACACTACAG gtacatttaaaattcaaaaaactCGTCTGCAGAAGGAAAGCTTTAAGCCACAGCACACGGGGGAGGAGATCTATTTTCTGAACAGCCGGGCTGGACGCTACGAGGCCGTTAATGATGAACTGTGTGAAGCCATCGTTGAGGGCAAAGTTTCTCTCTGA
- the LOC122829723 gene encoding E3 ubiquitin-protein ligase TRIM35-like: MPTDHSAILTPGRLSAPPICHSPVPSFPLAASFCQAKLSSYLVRTAMSDRASSSSSSSPLPGSEADAVFPSPLASAECCEEHQEYLSLFCLDDLEPLCKHCAADSHTVHRVYPSAEAAIDCKEELKTSLTKLDVKIKNFEDVMQACRTASKCNQADSHLTEEIVKEEFEKLHRFLREEESARLHALMEEREEKSRKAAAKMNRLNEEITSLEDKIRLTERELHAGGEGSDYLQEYQDTMSSTGCASAKPERIHTPLLNVAKHLGNLRYAVWEKMKQIAPYTPVTLDPRTAGRAVRASPSELSRFHGTAGPWWSAERPINEAESEHLHPHSGTLAREGFSSGVHCWDVEVGDTDRWTVGVAALSALKTTTCEASPEAGLWCVRLEDGEYQALTTPTQTLDVGGSRHLNRVRVKLDLDGGTVTFVDADTDAPLFTFTHCFSGAVCPYFESSSAGGGVAVLEQRVKISVDPEDRPARGHSPTEKRTAAKTARETDRKSVELCCAKREEPGKAEGKEKTPNTRNIKKQSRKSRFNVSYHVSLNKALSDTG, from the exons ATGCCAACCGACCACAGTGCAATCCTGACACCAGGACGCTTGAGTGCGCCTCCCATTTGCCATTCTCCAGTTCCCAGCTTCCCCCTCGCCGCTTCATTCTGTCAAGCTAAACTGTCTTCATACCTTGTCAGAACAGCCATGAGTGACCGagcctcctcttcttcttcttcgtcgcCCCTGCCCGGATCAGAGGCAGACGCTGTTTTCCCCTCACCGCTTGCGTCTGCAGAATGTTGCGAGGAACACCAGGAGTACCTGTCCTTGTTCTGTCTGGATGACTTGGAGCCCTTATGTAAACACTGTGCAGCTGACAGCCACACAGTCCACAGGGTGTACCCATCAGCGGAGGCCGCGATCGACTGCAAG GAGGAGCTTAAAACATCACTAACCAAATTAGACGTGAAGATTAAAAACTTCGAGGACGTAATGCAGGCCTGCAGAACGGCATCCAAGTGCaaccag GCTGATTCCCACCTCACAGAGGAGATCGTGAAGGAAGAATTTGAGAAACTTCATCGATTTTTGAGAGAGGAGGAATCAGCCAGACTTCATGCGCTgatggaggagagggaggagaagagCAGGAAGGCTGCAGCGAAGATGAACCGACTGAACGAGGAGATAACATCCCTGGAGGACAAGATCCGGCTGACTGAACGGGAGCTCCATGCCGGGGGAGAAGGATCCGATTACTTACAG GAATACCAAGATACAATGAGTAG CACTGGGTGTGCTAGCGCCAAGCCAGAGAGGATTCACACGCCATTACTCAACGTGGCAAAACACTTAGGCAACCTCCGATACGCCGTTTGGGAGAAGATGAAACAAATCGCCCCCTATA CTCCGGTGACTCTGGATCCCAGAACAGCAGGCCGGGCTGTGAGGGCGTCGCCTTCAGAGCTGAGCCGTTTCCATGGCACCGCTGGACCCTGGTGGAGCGCAGAGCGGCCCATAAATGAGGCGGAGTCTGAACACCTCCACCCTCATTCCGGCACCCTGGCAAGAGAGGGCTTTAGCTCCGGGGTGCACTGCTGGGACGTGGAG GTTGGGGACACCGACAGATGGACAGTGGGTGTAGCCGCTCTGTCGGCGCTGAAAACCACCACATGTGAAGCATCTCCAGAAGCCGGACTCTGGTGCGTCAGGCTCGAGGATGGAGAGTACCAAGCTCTCACGACTCCCACTCAAACCCTCGACGTCGGCGGCTCACGCCACCTCAACAGAGTCCGAGTAAAACTGGACCTTGACGGAGGGACGGTGACATTCGTGGATGCCGACACGGACGCGCCTCTTTTTACCTTCACGCATTGCTTCTCGGGAGCAGTCTGTCCTTACTTTGAGTCGTCATCTGCGGGTGGAGGTGTTGCAGTGTTGGAACAGAGGGTGAAGATCAGCGTGGACCCGGAGGATCGGCCCGCAAGAGGCCACTCTCCCACGGAGAAACGTACTGCGGCAAAGACGGCGAGAGAGACGGACAGGAAGTCGGTCGAATTATGTTGTGCGAAAAGGGAGGAACCGGGAAAAGCTGAAGGAAAGGAGAAGACGCCAAACACCAGAAATATTAagaagcagagcagaaagagCAGGTTTAACGTGAGctaccatgtttcactgaaCAAAGCCCTGAGCGACACCGGCTAG